Below is a window of Solanum stenotomum isolate F172 chromosome 7, ASM1918654v1, whole genome shotgun sequence DNA.
ctcaacaacaacaaggtTATGTGCCAAATTCAACGGTATACGAAACAATGGTAAGTATTAGCTTTTGTTCTTTTGCTTGTCTGAACTGATTATAAGTTGTATATTTGTGTACTAAGAGACTTATTATGATCCAACGATAGCCTATGAAGCTTTATATGTCATTAGCATTTGTCTGccaactcccaaaatatgcaTTTTTGTGCAACAGAAAGACTTAAAATCTAACTAAATATGTGTAAGTAGTTTggcaattaaaattttaagtctTTGTCCAGAATTTAATGTAATGCACCAACCCATTGTAATGTTACTgatatgttgaaaataattatcatataTATCCTGCTACTTAGGTTAGATATACATTATAGTAGCTACATTATAGTGCACTATACAATAGCTATTTAAAAGGAAACAATTCTTAACAGAGAGACTAGTTGTGTGCAGTACTACATTATATTTAATGAATTATGTATAATATGTAGGTGCGTTATATTCATTCGATGGTTGATAAAGTAAAATCACTCGGTGATTAACcatcaatggaggaattttACATGTTTCGTGCAATGGTGCGGAATGAAGGAGAAAGATGTTTGACATATGTGCACGAGGCTGATAGGATTAATGTACAAGCCGATTATAGAAGAGATGACATACAAGCTGACCATTTGCATCACCCTATTCGTAGGCGAGGAAAAGGTGGTGTTGCTGGTAGGAGGGCACGTGCTGCTGAGAGAGGACGAGTTCCTGTTGAAATGGACGAAGCAGCCTTAGAAGATTATCAAGCAACTGGTGATATTGGTTCCACTTCAAGGAGTCACACTCAGGAATTCACTCCTGTGGCATCTGGTATGACATATCAACCAACAAATTCTGAGATTATCCCATACATGACGCCACAAATTTCAAGGGATCCAAGTCTTTCGTCACTTGAGAATGTCTTTGGTAATTATCGGCCTCACCATTTTGAGAATGCCCCAAATTTTACCTCATCGCCTGTGCCAATGTCCATGGAGATCCCTGATGCCATGACGAATTTAGAGGACTCCAACATCGAGATAGAAGGTAATGAGTTGGATGATTCCAACAATGAAGTGGATGGTAATGATCCCGAGAATGCAAGTGAAGGTGGTGAACCATCAGTGAAGAAGAAACGTAcaatttttcctaagttttgtgGCACtggtacaattttttttaatctttggtGGACCATTATTTCTTAACATAACTGCTTCTTTTTTGgttgaataattaaaaattatttttacttgcCAGGGAGTCATCAACTTAACCAACACGGcataaagaaaacaacaaaaggtaacaaagaCAATGTACCAACAAAAAGCAGAAGCAAAGAATAAATCACAAGGTGAAGACTTCCAAGTAAGCTTACTATTCTATGAGACTGCAAAAACAACCATATTTTTAGTTGATGTTTCTCTTAAAGCTTGGTTTTCTAGGAGTCTTTTAGCTTTTAActagtatcttttatttttgatttactTTATATGGTGGCATGAGATAAATTTAAATGGAGAAATATGGTCAGTGATGATTCATATACCCACAAGTAATTGGTATTGTTGATTGGAGCTACTGTCTGCATTTGGTTGTAGAACTGGTGGAtgttgaaaggatttttttAGTCATCTggtgattttctttttgttggtcAAATCCACTATTTCTAATTGGTACTCAGTTTCACATCAGTTTGGTGCTCAGTTTCTTATGCCTATTTTGGTCTGAACTTGAAAATCTGAAAAGTCAGGACTCAGGACTCAGGACTTAGGACTCAATAGATGGATCAAGATTTGAAATGATTACTGATAAAGTTTGAGcttattcttatttatgatttgtcTTTGTTAAGATTTGATCTTGTTAGTGCTGTTTGATTTGATAAAATTGAATCATTAATGTCTCTAGTTTTAATTCAGTGATCTATTATAGATTACTTGAATGTGCTAATTTCATTGTGATCCATATAAGGATCTACCCCATACAAAATTTCCTAATCAGTGGCTTTTGAGTGGTTTTCAACATAACTTGGCATTGTATATCTTATTTTTGTAGGTGTCAAAAATGAAGAATGGGAAGAAGAAAGTAGTGAAGGCAACCTTACCTAGTTACTTAAGAAGTATTTTTGATTGTTGATAGATATGTTCTAAAATTCATTTTGCTATTGAACATTATGAAACTTATCATATCATTTTTGAATCATGTAAATGTCAACTAATGGTCATTTGGTTTGAACATTTTGTATTTACGGATGCATATGATTAACTTGATGggtatttttaattgtcatgtatatatgaaagaaatttgttttgtaatttgtataatttgtagTGTATTATAATTtctgatacatatatatatctggaaatctggaaatctggaaatctggaaaatctggaaatttggaaaatctggaaaatctggaaatctggaaaatctggaaatctggaaaatctggaaattaACACTAATAATTTTTCCTCTATTAGAAATCTGGAAATTAACCCTAGTTACATTACAATAGATAACTGAATGGAAATTAACACAATTAGACATCGACCCACAACTATTTACTTAAATTTAATTACGATTGGGACATCGACGCCTATCATGTCCAGTCTGCCTACATAATCCACAAGGTCGCTCATACACTATAGAACCACGATCCATTTCATTAGGTATTCTAGTTGTCCTTGGCCGATTAGGACGACGATAGAATTCATTACTTCTCATTGTAAAACTTGGAGATGGCCAATATGCCTCATGACCAATTGGTGAGAATGACCCAAAATATGTTGCAACATAATTCTCTATTGTGAAATGCTCGCTAACAAAATTTCTAGCTAGCCCCCCCATTCTATCAGTTAGCTTCATGACATGTGAACATGGGAAGTCCAAATTAACCCATTTTCCACAATcacattttccttcattcagTGAAACACAATGAGGATTACCACCAGTACCATCAACCTGTATAGATCTACCCCTGTGGGTATATTCCAATCAAAAACAAAGTGCCTTTTTGAACTTTCATAATTCTTCTCCCACTTTATTTTGAACCTCCCAGtccataattcattttgttctgCAAGTTGGTGCGCTATTTGAGACCTACGGGTATACCGTTCAATAGTTTGCTCCAATGAAAGTCTAACCATAGCAGTGACAGGCAAATCTCGTGCTTTTTTCAACACTCCATTGAACGACTCTGAAAGATTTGTTGTCAACACTCCCCATCTTTTTCCACCATCTTGGCTAACGGTCCATTTGTCCAAGGGAATTTCCATGAGGTATTCATGTGCTTCGACATTTTCTTCTCTAATTTGCCCCATCAAGGATTCAAACTTCCTTACTTGATGGGCTGAAGCAGCCCTCCACATCAATCTGCTGAGGTCCTTGTTTGGAAATTTAGATTGAAAGTTGCTCTTCAGATGCCTTATGCAAAATCGATGGAAGGCTCGAGGCTCTTGAAATCGCCGCAACTCCTGCAAACTAGTCAAGATTTCTTTTGCCCTATCAGATATAACACATACATCTTGTCTACTTTTTATCACATGTGCACTCAAATTTCTAAAAAACCACTTCCATGCCTCTTTTGACTCTTTGTCTACAATAGCAAACGCTAAAGGAAGAATATTTTCATTTCCATCAATTCCGACAGCAATTAATAATTTGATCTCATACTTTCCATAAATATGAGTTCCATCTACTGAAATAACAGGGCGACATGTTTGGAATCCATCTATGCATGGCTTGAAAGCccaaaatacaaatttaaaagtttttaccTCTGATGAACTCATAGACTCTTCGTGTTTCCATTCCACAACTGTTCCATGGTTAAATTGTTGAAAAGCTGCAAAAAATTTAGGTAGGTCACTAAATGATTTCTCAAAGTCACCATACACCAATTCAAATGCGCGTTGACGTCCAAGCCACGCTTTTCTGTATGTCACTTGATGACCaaatttttcatgaaccttTGAAATAACATCTACCACCAAGTACTTAGgattttttctaatttgatttaGAAACAGTGATGCAATCAAATTGGTATTTAGATTGGCGTGACCACTAGAAAGCCCTTCAGTCTCACATCTATGATTTTCAACATATTTTCCTATCTTCCAAAGGTTATCTCCAACTTTTCGACCTCGAAGAAACCACAAGCAACCCAATAAACTATAAAACTTACATCTCACAACCCATACACTCTTCGTAGATGTTACCACCTTGAACTCCTTATTTTTGTGCAAACTCCAAATTGTTACCGCCCGTTTCAATTCTTCTTTACTACTAAAAAACATACCTTTTTTCAAATCCTTTTTTGCTTCCTCAGACCAAACTGAACAATATTCCATCTCAGATTCACATGTAGACATGAAAATGTCCTCCTCATTCTCTAATGTCCTGAAATAGGGTATGTCATGATTTTGTATTTCAGACACGCCTTGTTTATGATTATGAAGATTTACACCATTCTGAGAAAAATCTCTAATATCATCGATATCTTCATCAGGTTCACTTTCATCACCATCTTTTGGAGGTTCATCTTCCTCCGAACTTTCATCACTAATTTCAGCATTTACATCATTATATAGATCAACGTTGGTCTCATTATCtctgtaaaaaaatattagttaaattctagcaaaattataaatataaaagctTGTTTTAAAAGCGATAATTTATACTCTAAAAGGTTATTTCTTCTATCAATAAGAGATAATTTATGTATACTGAcaataaaattatcttattaaattGTTACactaaaattcaataaaatatagATTTGTTGTTTTACCTGACCTCATAATCTCTGTGACTATTATCAATATGCATTTGACTACTTGACCCTTCACCAAATGATCGATGACCATGCATCGACAATTGTTGGAATGGTGGTTGAACAATCGGTTCTACAAAATGAGGTTGATTGGCCATGGTAAAGCCATAATTTTGAGCCAATAAATTCATGTGATAACCATGATGACCACTAACTTGAAATACAACATTTTGATCTGTTGATTTGGACTTTACATACATCTCCAAAACATTTATATCAATCTTATCCGCAAATTTTTGAGGTATGAAAAGGAATTGTAACAAAGATTGGTCATTCTCAATTTTAAACTCAATGAACCTTGTATTGTTACCTTGAATTGAACATGGATATTTTCCAGAAATATCCATATGAATATTTTCACTatttgttcccattttctcatGCAACAATCCAACCAATTCAACATAGTTAGTTGAGGTAGACATGCTAATAATCATTCTAGCACATTCAGTATACCTAAATCCGTTCATATCCGTAATTATTTCGCCTTCCCATTTTGTCATGCAACAATCCAACCAATTCAACATAGTTAGTTGAGGTAGACATGCTAATAATCATTCTAGCACAATATTCAGTATACCTAAATCCGTTCATATCCGTAATTATTTCGCCACCCCAATACAAAGCAACCATCACATTATGTTCAAAGCTCGTCATCTTTATCCTACacataaaaataagatattttttaaaaaataatattaataaattagaaaaataattttaaacctATAGTAAGAACTTAACATAATATGATAAATTTGACTTATTTAATTCATACATGATGAAGTTTTGtgaatattattttaacaaTGGGCAACACAAGTGAAAGTTTTGATGAAATTCTTATTTTAACAATGGGCAACACAAGTGAAAGTTTTGATGAATATTGTTGGAATATGCAAAACATTCCTtacaacaacatttattttataattaaatgtGGTCAAATTGAAAAATGGGGGAATATGACTTTAACAGAGTGTTGTAACTAATGGTCACATTTTTAAGGTAAAACGTTACTATGAGTAACGTTTTATAGCTAAATTTGCAGGATTCGATTCTAAATTTGCAGGAGTCAAAGGCGCGTGATTGGATTCTTTAGAAACGTTACTCATAGTAACGTTTTAAATTTGCaggatttgattttgaatttacAGGATTGGATGTGATTGGATTCTCAATAAACGTTATTGTGAGTGACGTTTTAcacctaaaacgttactcacaGTCACATTTTAGGTGTAAAACGTTACTCATAGTAACGTTTTAAATTTGCAGGAATTGATTCTGAATTTACAGGATTGGATGTGATTGGATTCTCAATAAACGTTATTGTGAATAACATTTTAGGTGTAAAACGTGACTATGAGTAACGTTTATTCATTTAACGTCGTCAGATTTGTCAGCTTTTGTccgttgaatttttaaaataaaaataacctaaaacgttactATGAAATACGTTTATACTACTTTTGTAAAAAACTTAAACAACGTATTAGTTAGGTGAATTGGTTTTAAAAATAGCTTACTTTGGTCAAAACTTCTTTAGTTAAGGGTCAGAAAAGTCCGAGACATGAGCTTCTAGAATACCACACCGTATTCGAACGTGCGCCCGAAGTCTTTGACTATAGCGAACACATCCATTACCTCAACTTTTTCAATTACATTAAAATAATATCCCCTTTTAACATTGgtataataaaaagaatatataatcTGTAATTTAAATGATTCATCTAATTATAAATTactgtattaaaaaataaaataaatattttaatattaaattatataagatgttata
It encodes the following:
- the LOC125870575 gene encoding uncharacterized protein LOC125870575, which produces MEEFYMFRAMVRNEGERCLTYVHEADRINVQADYRRDDIQADHLHHPIRRRGKGGVAGRRARAAERGRVPVEMDEAALEDYQATGDIGSTSRSHTQEFTPVASGMTYQPTNSEIIPYMTPQISRDPSLSSLENVFGNYRPHHFENAPNFTSSPVPMSMEIPDAMTNLEDSNIEIEGNELDDSNNEVDGNDPENASEGGEPSVKKKRTIFPKFCGTGSHQLNQHGIKKTTKGNKDNVPTKSRSKE
- the LOC125869675 gene encoding uncharacterized protein LOC125869675 encodes the protein MANQPHFVEPIVQPPFQQLSMHGHRSFGEGSSSQMHIDNSHRDYEVRDNETNVDLYNDVNAEISDESSEEDEPPKDGDESEPDEDIDDIRDFSQNGVNLHNHKQGVSEIQNHDIPYFRTLENEEDIFMSTCESEMEYCSVWSEEAKKDLKKGMFFSSKEELKRAVTIWSLHKNKEFKVVTSTKSVWVVRCKFYSLLGCLWFLRGRKVGDNLWKIGKYVENHRCETEGLSSGHANLNTNLIASLFLNQIRKNPKYLVVDVISKVHEKFGHQVTYRKAWLGRQRAFELVYGDFEKSFSDLPKFFAAFQQFNHGTVVEWKHEESMSSSEVKTFKFVFWAFKPCIDGFQTCRPVISVDGTHIYGKYEIKLLIAVGIDGNENILPLAFAIVDKESKEAWKWFFRNLSAHVIKSRQDVCVISDRAKEILTSLQELRRFQEPRAFHRFCIRHLKSNFQSKFPNKDLSRLMWRAASAHQVRKFESLMGQIREENVEAHEYLMEIPLDKWTVSQDGGKRWGVLTTNLSESFNGVLKKARDLPVTAMVRLSLEQTIERGRSIQVDGTGGNPHCVSLNEGKCDCGKWVNLDFPCSHVMKLTDRMGGLARNFVSEHFTIENYVATYFGSFSPIGHEAYWPSPSFTMRSNEFYRRPNRPRTTRIPNEMDRGSIVYERPCGLCRQTGHDRRRCPNRN